A stretch of the Symmachiella macrocystis genome encodes the following:
- a CDS encoding CpaF family protein — MAVPSQAAQQRGFESGTTSFEELKTLIHGKLVDKLDLSRLGDLEGETLRREIRLVVEHLCDSENTLLNRSERERLIEEVLDETFGFGPLELLLKDNEVSDIMINGPKHIFVEKSGRLQRSPVVFRDNEHLMQILDRIVSKVGRRVDETSPMVDARLPDGSRLNAVIPPLALDGASLSIRKFGANPMALEDLLKFDAFTPEMVMLLEGAIKGRLNTIISGGTGSGKTTMLNTLSSFIQNDHRVITIEDAAELQLQQEHVLRLETRPANIEGKGQVSATDLVKNALRMRPDRIIIGECRGPETLDMLQAMNTGHEGSLTTIHANSPRDGCSRIETMIMMGGIEMPIKALRSQFASAVDLIIQSNRLQGGPRKVTHITEVLNLEQDTVIMQDIFLFVQDGIDDEGRAFGHFEATGVRPTFMDRLEQAGVRLPGNLFAARRLN, encoded by the coding sequence ATGGCCGTCCCCAGCCAAGCAGCGCAGCAGCGCGGATTCGAGTCTGGTACTACCAGCTTTGAAGAACTCAAGACCCTCATTCACGGGAAATTGGTCGATAAACTCGACCTGTCGCGTTTGGGCGACCTGGAAGGCGAAACGCTCCGCCGCGAAATCCGGCTCGTCGTCGAACACCTATGCGACAGCGAAAACACACTGCTCAACCGTTCTGAACGCGAACGGCTGATCGAAGAGGTTCTCGACGAAACATTCGGTTTCGGACCTTTAGAATTGTTGCTGAAAGACAATGAAGTCAGCGACATCATGATCAACGGCCCCAAGCACATATTTGTGGAAAAGTCGGGTCGTTTGCAACGTTCTCCCGTCGTTTTCCGCGACAACGAACACCTGATGCAGATTTTGGACCGCATCGTTTCTAAAGTCGGGCGTCGTGTGGACGAAACGTCCCCCATGGTCGATGCCCGCTTGCCGGATGGTTCACGTTTGAACGCAGTCATCCCGCCGTTGGCCTTGGATGGTGCATCACTTTCCATTCGTAAATTTGGTGCCAATCCAATGGCACTTGAAGACTTGCTCAAATTCGACGCGTTTACGCCGGAGATGGTCATGTTGTTGGAAGGCGCCATCAAGGGCCGACTAAACACGATCATCAGTGGTGGTACCGGTTCTGGTAAAACGACAATGCTCAATACACTGTCGAGTTTTATCCAAAACGACCATCGTGTGATCACGATCGAAGACGCGGCCGAACTCCAGTTGCAACAGGAACATGTGTTGCGGCTGGAAACGCGGCCGGCCAATATCGAAGGCAAAGGCCAAGTCAGCGCGACCGACTTGGTAAAAAACGCCCTGCGTATGCGTCCCGACCGAATCATTATCGGCGAATGTCGTGGACCCGAAACACTGGACATGTTGCAAGCCATGAACACCGGTCACGAAGGCTCGTTGACCACGATTCACGCGAACTCACCACGAGACGGATGCTCGCGTATTGAAACCATGATCATGATGGGCGGTATTGAAATGCCCATCAAGGCTCTCCGTAGCCAATTTGCCTCTGCCGTGGATTTGATTATTCAATCCAATCGTCTGCAAGGTGGCCCGCGGAAAGTGACGCACATTACCGAAGTGCTCAATCTGGAACAGGACACAGTCATCATGCAGGATATCTTCCTGTTTGTTCAAGATGGCATTGACGACGAAGGACGCGCATTCGGCCACTTCGAGGCCACTGGAGTGCGGCCCACGTTCATGGACCGGTTGGAACAGGCGGGCGTCCGCCTGCCCGGTAATCTGTTTGCCGCTCGACGGTTAAATTAA
- a CDS encoding type II secretion system F family protein — protein MSPVLLISIAAFIGMAALVGGIVFVMKDFGSSTAEDRLDVLAGLKTPELESHGLLKEGVGEGLSGLAGMMHRFSSRFTNIGALFEQADSPIKPDTFFMLTFGVALFGMGISFLAKAPLPLVPLAGIVTGSLPMGWLLWRRRKRFNKFAKQLPDALELVARALRAGHSLASGLHVVVQELPAPIAVEFGMVHEEQNLGVPIEQALKSMLKRMPNLDLKFFVTAVAIQRQTGGDLAEILDKIGHIIRERFKILGQVQALTGEGRISGVVLMALPIVLFFVVWHMNPPYVMLLFTDELGRKMIAAAAVLQVLGAITIKKIINIKV, from the coding sequence ATGAGTCCTGTACTTTTGATTTCAATCGCTGCCTTTATCGGCATGGCTGCCTTGGTCGGCGGTATCGTGTTCGTAATGAAGGATTTCGGATCGAGTACTGCTGAGGATCGGCTTGATGTTTTGGCTGGACTCAAGACGCCGGAACTGGAATCACATGGGCTATTGAAAGAAGGCGTTGGTGAAGGTCTGTCGGGATTAGCGGGCATGATGCACCGCTTCTCCAGCCGGTTCACCAACATTGGAGCCTTGTTTGAACAGGCCGATTCGCCGATCAAACCTGATACGTTCTTTATGCTGACCTTCGGCGTCGCCTTGTTTGGCATGGGAATCTCCTTCTTAGCCAAAGCCCCGCTCCCGCTCGTCCCCTTGGCAGGAATCGTGACCGGTTCATTGCCGATGGGTTGGCTGTTATGGCGGCGACGTAAACGATTCAACAAATTTGCCAAGCAACTTCCCGATGCCCTAGAACTGGTTGCTCGTGCATTGCGGGCGGGACACAGTTTAGCGTCCGGTCTGCATGTGGTGGTGCAAGAACTCCCCGCGCCGATCGCAGTAGAATTTGGCATGGTGCACGAAGAGCAAAATTTAGGTGTTCCGATCGAGCAAGCCTTGAAAAGTATGCTCAAGCGGATGCCTAACCTCGACTTGAAGTTCTTCGTGACGGCCGTCGCCATTCAACGTCAAACGGGTGGTGACTTGGCGGAAATCCTTGACAAAATCGGACACATTATTCGCGAACGCTTCAAAATCCTCGGACAGGTGCAAGCCCTAACTGGTGAAGGCCGGATCAGCGGTGTCGTGCTCATGGCCTTGCCGATCGTGTTGTTCTTCGTCGTCTGGCACATGAACCCGCCGTACGTGATGTTGTTGTTCACGGACGAATTGGGACGCAAGATGATCGCTGCCGCAGCTGTACTACAGGTGTTAGGTGCCATCACGATCAAGAAAATCATCAATATTAAGGTCTGA
- a CDS encoding type II secretion system F family protein, producing the protein MELTTILPYAVFGCFAIISWIVFNVLTSKDSRASERLDELKTPTSRALDSEGQGVGNMLSKAAPALSKAMKPKTELEENQLRVKLANAGFNSPNAPSVFLALKFAGLIAGFLGGGGFGVIKYGINYNGLVSLVVGAGIGMFLPELILRFITHSRVQKIFLSLPDALDLLVVCVEAGLGLDAAMRRVSEELQDTAPDLCAEFDLCNLQLQMGRQRREVLHDLGVRSGVDDLKALAAILIQADKFGSSVAQALRVQSDSMRVKRSQLAEERAAKTAVQMIFPLVLFIFPGIFVVLVGPAAISMINNLLTK; encoded by the coding sequence ATGGAACTTACTACAATACTCCCCTACGCTGTTTTTGGTTGCTTTGCGATCATCAGTTGGATCGTATTCAACGTGCTGACGTCGAAAGATTCGCGGGCTAGCGAACGATTGGACGAATTAAAAACCCCCACCTCCCGCGCGTTAGATAGTGAAGGACAAGGCGTGGGGAACATGCTCTCCAAAGCCGCGCCGGCGCTATCAAAGGCGATGAAGCCCAAAACGGAACTCGAAGAAAATCAACTCCGCGTCAAACTCGCCAATGCGGGATTCAACTCACCGAATGCCCCGAGCGTTTTCCTGGCCCTCAAGTTCGCCGGACTGATCGCCGGATTTCTGGGTGGCGGCGGATTTGGCGTCATCAAATACGGGATCAATTACAACGGACTCGTCTCGTTGGTTGTCGGAGCCGGTATCGGCATGTTCTTGCCGGAACTGATTCTCCGTTTCATCACGCACAGTCGGGTTCAAAAAATCTTCCTTTCACTGCCGGACGCACTCGACTTGTTGGTCGTTTGTGTGGAAGCCGGACTGGGGCTCGACGCTGCCATGCGACGCGTCTCTGAGGAATTGCAGGATACTGCCCCGGATCTGTGTGCCGAATTCGATCTCTGTAACCTACAACTACAAATGGGCCGCCAACGCCGCGAAGTACTCCACGACCTTGGCGTCCGCAGCGGCGTGGACGACCTCAAAGCGTTGGCCGCAATTTTGATCCAAGCCGATAAATTCGGTTCCAGTGTCGCCCAGGCCTTGCGGGTCCAATCCGACAGCATGCGGGTCAAACGGTCGCAATTGGCCGAAGAACGCGCAGCCAAGACCGCTGTGCAGATGATTTTCCCGTTGGTGCTATTCATCTTCCCCGGGATTTTCGTAGTCCTCGTCGGCCCCGCCGCGATCTCGATGATCAATAACCTGCTCACGAAGTGA
- a CDS encoding transporter, whose translation MRSGIILFAALMALANLLVVARSQEVDYPAATPVEPAPNIKTPGPDMGNFPNGSYTLPQGRAYLEFSPFTLNGPETGTPSNYSTPFLLRYGVTDYVEFRIFSTGIQSNHGSGDNTTGFTPSAFDLKVHLWDEDKTGWVPSTALEVWLQTDLTSTAEVFDDGFQPAVNLNFDKSLPCNCSVEITIGVTGAEEFDGSQTFQETVQWSFSRNLTDDFNVFLNGYHNAIAGPGNGSGEMIGAGATWYVSDRVALWSSYNVGLNDDAPTTLSQLGLSIAY comes from the coding sequence ATGCGTTCTGGGATAATTCTATTCGCCGCCCTGATGGCACTTGCCAATCTGTTGGTGGTCGCGCGCAGCCAAGAGGTCGATTATCCCGCAGCGACTCCCGTCGAACCCGCGCCGAACATCAAGACGCCCGGCCCGGATATGGGAAATTTTCCCAATGGTTCCTACACACTCCCCCAAGGACGGGCGTATCTCGAATTCTCGCCCTTTACGCTCAACGGTCCTGAAACGGGAACGCCGAGTAACTACTCGACTCCATTTCTACTGCGCTACGGCGTGACCGATTACGTGGAATTCCGTATCTTCAGCACCGGCATTCAATCCAACCACGGCAGCGGTGACAACACGACCGGCTTTACGCCGTCGGCTTTTGATCTCAAAGTGCATTTGTGGGATGAAGACAAAACCGGCTGGGTTCCTTCAACAGCGCTGGAGGTCTGGTTGCAGACCGATTTGACTTCGACGGCAGAGGTCTTCGACGATGGTTTCCAACCTGCGGTCAACCTCAACTTCGATAAGTCGTTGCCTTGTAACTGCAGTGTCGAAATTACCATCGGGGTGACCGGGGCTGAGGAATTCGATGGCAGCCAAACATTTCAAGAGACGGTGCAATGGTCATTCAGCCGCAACCTGACCGATGATTTCAACGTCTTTCTCAACGGCTATCACAATGCGATTGCCGGGCCGGGTAACGGTAGTGGCGAGATGATTGGCGCCGGCGCGACTTGGTATGTTTCGGACCGCGTTGCCCTGTGGAGCAGCTACAATGTCGGTCTGAACGATGATGCGCCCACGACATTGTCGCAATTGGGACTGTCCATCGCCTATTAG